The Lycium barbarum isolate Lr01 chromosome 10, ASM1917538v2, whole genome shotgun sequence genome includes a region encoding these proteins:
- the LOC132615643 gene encoding DNA-directed RNA polymerases I and III subunit RPAC2-like, translating into MEHGSFEDQSKATFSLTDEDHTMANAIRFTLNQDPRVTFCGYSIPHPSDARVNIRVQTTGDPARDVLNDSCQDLMLICENVRDTFNKAILKFKTEEGLSSMDIKK; encoded by the exons ATGGAACACGGTTCATTTGAGGATCAATCAAAAGCAACGTTCTCATTGACAGATGAGGACCATACGATGGCAAATGCTATCAGATTCACTCTAAATCAAGA TCCAAGAGTAACATTTTGTGGATACAGCATTCCACATCCCTCTGATGCTCGAGTGAACATAAGAGTTCAGACTACTG GAGATCCAGCGAGGGACGTATTGAACGATTCGTGTCAGGATCTAATGCTTATCTGCGAGAACGTTAGAGACACATTTAACAAGGCTATTTTAAAGTTTAAAACTGAAGAAGGTCTGAGCTCTATGGATATCAAGAAATGA
- the LOC132615056 gene encoding mannan endo-1,4-beta-mannosidase 6-like, with the protein MDTQWRDKKLYPTLGIFTILLLLYLSFNDNLNFSFPQIFLRQPYMGFVGVNQTRFVIKNENPKTQSLNFQEMYINGWNSYWLMEESVWEYSRFRVSKMLKRGAEMGLSVCRTWAFSDGGGPNDLQLLPGVFNERVFKGLDYVIVEARKHKIRLILSLVNNLKAYGGTAQYVRWAQEAGTNVSSSRDAFFTNSAVREYYKSFVKAVVTRKNSISGVKYSEEPAIFAWELINEPRCESSSSGAALQAWIAEMAGFVKSLDQKHLVTIGLEGFYGVEKTGSVGLNPGKWAASLGVDFIENSAIENIDFTSVHAYPHSWIKGINSDKKVDFLSHWVDSHISEAEKILKKPVLFTEVGFPSGMQKDGLDRNIFLKIVYDKIYESAKKRKAGAGALVWQLLVEGMERYGDKFSFIAWEHPSTYKLMVEQSCRLLNTSTRGFTHEKLNQKNPCLANAS; encoded by the exons ATGGACACACAATGGAGGGACAAAAAACTGTATCCAACATTAGGCATATTCACCATTCTTTTACTTTTGTACTTGAGTTTCAATGACAACCTTAATTTCTCCTTCCCACAAATCTTTTTAAGACAACCTTATATGGGATTTGTTGGAGTTAATCAAACAAGATTTGTCATCAAGAATGAAAACCCAAAGACTCAATCTTTAAATTTTCAAGAAATGTATATTAATGGGTGGAACTCTTATTGGTTAATGGAGGAAAGTGTTTGGGAATATTCAAGATTTAGGGTATCTAAGATGTTGAAAAGAGGAGCTGAAATGGGGTTAAGTGTTTGTAGAACTTGGGCTTTTAGTGATGGTGGTGGTCCCAATGATCTTCAACTCTTACCTGGGGTCTTCAATGAAAGAGTCTTTAAG GGATTGGATTATGTTATtgttgaggcaaggaagcataaAATTCGATTAATCCTGAGTCTTGTAAATAATTTAAAAGCTTATGGTGGCACTGCTCAATATGTGAGGTGGGCGCAAGAAGCAGGTACCAACGTTTCTTCATCAAGAGATGCATTCTTTACCAACTCAGCTGTCAGAGAGTACTACAAGTCTTTTGTCAAG GCTGTTGTGACAAGAAAGAACTCCATAAGTGGAGTTAAATATTCAGAAGAACCAGCCATATTTGCATGGGAACTCATAAATGAGCCTCGTTGTGAATCCAGTTCATCAGGCGCTGCTCTCCAG GCGTGGATAGCAGAGATGGCTGGATTTGTCAAAAGTTTAGATCAGAAGCATCTTGTGACTATTGGACTCGAAGGCTTTTACGGTGTGGAAAAAACTGGAAGCGTTGGATTGAACCCAGGGAAATGGGCTGCATCACTTGGAGTGGACTTCATTGAGAACTCGGCTATTGAAAACATCGATTTTACTTCCGTTCATGCTTACCCCCACAGTTG GATCAAAGGTATAAATTCTGACAAGAAAGTAGATTTTCTATCTCATTGGGTTGATTCTCACATTAGCGAAGCTGAGAAGATTCTCAAGAAGCCCGTTCTTTTCACAGAAGTTGGATTTCCTTCGGGTATGCAGAAGGATGGATTAGACAGAAATATTTTTCTGAAAATAGTTTATGACAAGATTTACGAGTCAGCAAAGAAGAGGAAAGCTGGTGCAGGAGCCTTAGTTTGGCAGCTATTGGTGGAAGGAATGGAGCGATACGGTGACAAGTTCTCATTTATAGCTTGGGAGCATCCCTCAACCTATAAGCTGATGGTAGAACAATCTTGCAGGCTACTCAATACATCTACTCGAGGCTTTACACACGAAAAACTCAATCAAAAGAATCCTTGTTTGGCTAATGCATCTTAA
- the LOC132615401 gene encoding acyl carrier protein 3, mitochondrial — MQSLRSSILKYVRVNVPLQVLLSRAESRSALNILNLQIRACSCSGATNQDQIKEQVLNLVKKFDKIDATKVTESADFQKDLSLDSLDRVELVMAFEEEFSIEIPDEEADKLKCCADVAQYIISGAQNKARESS, encoded by the exons ATGCAAAGCTTGAGATCATCTATTCTGAAGTATGTGAGAGTTAACGTCCCATTGCAAGTACTATTGTCTCGAGCTGAAAGCCGAAGTGCGTTAAATATACTCAATTTGCAAATACGCGCGTGCAGCTGTTCTGGTGCCACCAATCAGGATCAGATAAAGGAACAAGTGCTTAACCTGGTGAAGAAATTTGACAAGATTGATGCAACCAAG GTCACTGAGAGTGCTGATTTCCAGAAGGACTTGAGCCTAGACAGTTTAGATAGAGTGGAACTTGTCATGGCTTTTGAAGAAGAATTCTCGATTGAGATACCTGATGAAGAAGCAGACAAGCTTAAATGTTGCGCCGATGTTGCTCAGTATATCATTTCTGGAGCTCAGAATAAAGCTCGGGAGAGTTCATAG
- the LOC132615400 gene encoding uncharacterized protein LOC132615400, translated as MNLFMNKIVKKKMSNMIFMIFFISFFVLETLARESVSIVESISMRDDVIKMAGYGEEKLSTVYIHGKVVCHDEDDHGCNSINDDNLELGPRPVPGASVGVFCGSSGKERRSWARNNTNEDGDFLIDLPSHLHAIPNLERACLVKVLHLPRNTICEHAFRGKHKGLELTSIGEGIRTYTTHTIHLTPKVSRRCRNKVVEKQQETVSVI; from the exons ATGAATCTTTTCATGAATAAAATTGTGAAGAAAAAAATGAGCAACATGATTTTTATgattttcttcatttctttttttgttcttgaaacttTGGCTAGAGAGAGTGTCTCTATAGTTGAATCAATTTCTATGAGAGATGATGTGATAAAAATGGCTGGTTATGGAGAAGAAAAACTCTCTACTGTTTACATCCATGGCAAAGTTGTTTGTCACGATGAAGATGATCATGGTTGTAACAGTATCAACGATGATAATTTGGAACTTGGTCCAAGACCTGTCCCAG GTGCATCAGTGGGTGTATTCTGTGGATCAagtggaaaagaaagaagatcatGGGCAAGAAACAATACAAATGAAGATGGAGATTTCCTTATTGATCTTCCTTCTCATCTTCATGCTATTCCAAACTTGGAAAGAGCATGTCTTGTTAAAGTCCTTCATCTGCCAAGAAACACCATTTGTGAACATGCTTTTAGAGGAAAACATAAAGGACTCGAGCTAACTTCCATCGGTGAAGGCATCCGTACTTACACAACACATACGATTCATCTCACCCCTAAAGTTTCACGAAGGTGCAGAAATAAAGTTGTCGAGAAGCAACAAGAAACTGTAAGCGTCATTTAG
- the LOC132613706 gene encoding fumarylacetoacetase-like, with protein sequence MVLKSFVEVEPESHFPLENLPYGVFKPDEPGSVPRPGVAIGNYVLDLSTIASAGLFDGPLLKQSDCFNQPNLNKFVGLGRPAWKEARATLQKLLSATEPTLRDNADLRQIALLPMDKVQMLLPVSIGDYTDFFSSMHHAKNCGTIFRGPENPINLNWFHLPIAYHGRASSIVVSGTDIIRPRGQGHPTGNSAPYFGPSRKMDFELEMAAVVGPGNELGTTVDVNEAANHIFGLVLMNDWSARDIQAWEYVPLGPFLGKSFATTISPWIVTLDALEPFACEAPKQNPSPSTYLVEKTSRNYDISLEVLINPSGQADSCVVTRSNFNHLYWTITQQLAHHTINGCNLRPGDLFGTGTISGPEPESYGCLLELTWNGQKPLSLGGTSRTFLEDGDEVTFFGYCQGNGYKVGFGKCSGKIVPSPQ encoded by the exons ATGGTGCTTAAGTCATTTGTTGAAGTTGAACCGGAATCTCATTTCCCACTAGAGAATTTACCGTACGGTGTATTTAAACCTGATGAACCGGGTTCAGTACCTCGACCGGGTGTTGCTATTGGAAACTATGTTTTGGACTTATCCACTATTGCTTCAGCCGGTTTATTTGACGGTCCGTTACTTAAACAATCCGATTGTTTTAATCAG CCTAACTTGAACAAGTTTGTGGGATTGGGGAGACCTGCATGGAAGGAAGCTCGGGCTACATTGCAAAAGCTGTTATCAG CCACGGAACCAACTCTGCGTGACAATGCTGATTTAAGACAGATAGCTCTTCTGCCTATG GACAAGGTGCAAATGCTTCTACCTGTCTCGATTGGAGACTACACAGACTTCTTTTCATCAATGCACCATGCCAAGAATTGTGGGACTATTTTTCGTGGCCCTGAAAATCCTATCAACCTTAATTG GTTCCATCTTCCCATTGCTTACCATGGGCGAGCATCGTCAATTGTCGTTTCTGGAACAGATATCATTAGACCCAG AGGACAAGGTCATCCAACTGGTAATTCTGCGCCATATTTTGGACCTTCGAGAAAAATGGATTTTGAGTTGGAAATG GCTGCTGTAGTTGGCCCTGGTAATGAACTAGGAACGACGGTCGATGTCAATGAAGCTGCAAATCATATTTTTGGACTTGTCTTGATGAATGATTGGAGTG CAAGAGATATCCAGGCATGGGAGTACGTGCCTCTTGGTCCTTTTCTTGGAAAGAGCTTTG CCACAACCATATCTCCTTGGATTGTGACTTTAGATGCCTTAGAACCCTTCGCTTGTGAGGCCCCAAAGCAG AACCCTTCTCCATCGACATATCTTGTAGAGAAGACATCAAGAAACTATGACATTTCCTTGGAG GTTCTTATTAATCCTTCTGGACAAGCTGATTCATGTGTTGTGACAAGAAGCAACTTTAATCACTT ATATTGGACAATCACTCAACAGCTGGCTCACCATACTATCAATGGCTGCAACTTAAGGCCTGGGGATCTGTTTGGAACTGGAACTATCAGTGGACCA GAACCAGAATCTTATGGATGCTTGCTTGAATTAACTTGGAATGGACAGAAGCCTCTGTCCTTAGGTGGAACTAGCCGTACATTCTTAGAAGATGGAGATGAAGTAACTTTCTTTGGTTATTGCCAG GGCAATGGATACAAAGTTGGTTTTGGAAAATGCTCGGGGAAGATTGTCCCGTCTCCACAATGA